A portion of the Gossypium arboreum isolate Shixiya-1 chromosome 8, ASM2569848v2, whole genome shotgun sequence genome contains these proteins:
- the LOC108481916 gene encoding lariat debranching enzyme-like isoform X2: MDSLNVPPKYREMEVILDILFRSSKELLEASLLLSCLKNSKPSYWFSAHSHCKFTALVEHEEGGEVTKFLALDKCLPGLKFLQIVAIESDPGPCEVQYDEEWLAIAGKFCLSFDLSMWRLWVYYYSPRTSELTTAVLICRRTQLDMQDCRQLVKSRIEDRGAKPCEFSQTAPPHNPSHSVSNTTFFWFSP; this comes from the exons ATGGATAGCCTCAATGTGCCTCCAAAATATAGGGAGATGGAAGTCATTCTGGATATACTATTCAG ATCCAGCAAGGAACTATTGGAAGCAAGCCTGCTGCTCAGCTGCTTGAAAAACTCAAAACCATCATATTGGTTTTCAGCTCACTCGCACTGTAAATTCACTGCTCTTGTTGAACATGAAGAGGGTGGTGAAGTGACAAAATTTCTTGCACTCGATAAATGCCTTCCAGGGCTCAAGTTCTTGCAG ATTGTTGCTATTGAATCTGATCCAGGACCTTGTGAGGTTCAATATGATGAAGAATGGCTGGCAATAGCAGGAAAATTCTGTCTTTCCTTTGACCTTTCGATGTGGAGACTTTGGGT GTACTATTACTCTCCAAGAACTAGTGAGCTGACAACTGCTGTTCTAATATGTAGGAGAACACAGCTCGACATGCAAGATTGTCGTCAATTGGTTAAGAGCAGGATAGAAGACAGAGGAGCCAAACCTTGTGAATTTTCTCAAACAGCTCCACCTCACAACCCCTCTCATTCAGTTTCAAACACTACTTTTTTCTG GTTCTCCCCATAA
- the LOC108481919 gene encoding U11/U12 small nuclear ribonucleoprotein 25 kDa protein-like, giving the protein MESGAKEEGKVLGYNSKYVKKVALLSTLAALLDDPILADVPKEPSLSNVDILINLELGSAMCISIFKLDGTFFDVAVMNSATVKDLKLAIEKKVIELEQSKMGHRHISWRHVWANFCLAHHNEKLFNDGAALQDFGVRNNSQVHFLPYVVSKGSGRHSKSRKHRFFHGLNKHS; this is encoded by the exons ATGGAGTCAGGGGCGAAGGAGGAAGGGAAAGTGCTGGGATATAACAGCAAATACGTGAAGAAAGTGGCGTTACTTTCAACACTGGCTGCACTCCTTGACGATCCAATTCTCGCCGATGTCCCTAAGGAACCCAGTTTGTCCAATGTCGATATCCTAATCAACCTTGAACTGGGGAGTGCCATGTGTATCTCTATCTTCAAATTAGATGGAACCTTCTTCG ATGTTGCAGTGATGAATTCAGCCACGGTGAAAGACTTGAAGCTCGCAATCGAGAAGAAAGTGATTGAGTTAGAGCAATCCAAGATGGGGCATCGACACATTTCATG GAGGCACGTTTGGGCTAATTTCTGCCTAGCACACCACAATGAGAAGCTCTTTAATGATGGCGCTGCACTTCAGGATTTTGGTGTTCGAAATAATTCTCAG GTACATTTTTTACCTTATGTTGTCTCAAAAGGTTCTGGGAGACATTCTAAGAGTAGAAAACACCGTTTCTTCCATGGCCTGAACAAGCATTCATGA
- the LOC108481916 gene encoding lariat debranching enzyme-like isoform X1: MEISTRSTRPLNTSKILATSKSTSSFVAVISTFFLSLSLSPFNLLFLYENLSLSKYSFFYMNLIYFFPWSERDMDSLNVPPKYREMEVILDILFRSSKELLEASLLLSCLKNSKPSYWFSAHSHCKFTALVEHEEGGEVTKFLALDKCLPGLKFLQIVAIESDPGPCEVQYDEEWLAIAGKFCLSFDLSMWRLWVYYYSPRTSELTTAVLICRRTQLDMQDCRQLVKSRIEDRGAKPCEFSQTAPPHNPSHSVSNTTFFWFSP, from the exons ATGGAGATCTCGACAAGGTCCACGAGACCATTAAATACATCGAAAATACTCGCAACATCAAAATCGACCTCCTCCTTTGTTGCGGTGATTTCCACGTTCTTTCTCTCACTCTCACTTTCTCCCTTCAATTTGCtgtttttatatgaaaatttgtCACTTTCCAAATACTCATTTTTTTATATgaacttaatttattttttccctTGGAGTGAAAGAGATATGGATAGCCTCAATGTGCCTCCAAAATATAGGGAGATGGAAGTCATTCTGGATATACTATTCAG ATCCAGCAAGGAACTATTGGAAGCAAGCCTGCTGCTCAGCTGCTTGAAAAACTCAAAACCATCATATTGGTTTTCAGCTCACTCGCACTGTAAATTCACTGCTCTTGTTGAACATGAAGAGGGTGGTGAAGTGACAAAATTTCTTGCACTCGATAAATGCCTTCCAGGGCTCAAGTTCTTGCAG ATTGTTGCTATTGAATCTGATCCAGGACCTTGTGAGGTTCAATATGATGAAGAATGGCTGGCAATAGCAGGAAAATTCTGTCTTTCCTTTGACCTTTCGATGTGGAGACTTTGGGT GTACTATTACTCTCCAAGAACTAGTGAGCTGACAACTGCTGTTCTAATATGTAGGAGAACACAGCTCGACATGCAAGATTGTCGTCAATTGGTTAAGAGCAGGATAGAAGACAGAGGAGCCAAACCTTGTGAATTTTCTCAAACAGCTCCACCTCACAACCCCTCTCATTCAGTTTCAAACACTACTTTTTTCTG GTTCTCCCCATAA